One genomic region from Nocardia vinacea encodes:
- the thiE gene encoding thiamine phosphate synthase yields MQPSHQFRSLPPRERLATARLYLCTDARREKGDLARFAEAAFAGGVDIIQLRDKGSPGEAKFGPLEAKAEIGALAELKAAARRHGALVGVNDRADIALAAVADVLHLGQNDLPPWYARRILGPDVVIGRSTNNRAQAGLAAIDENVDYFCTGPVWATPTKPGRQAAGLDLVRSTADAHPTRPWFAIGGIDAERLPEVLAAGAERVVVVRAITEARDPEAAARHLKTALLHNAQLR; encoded by the coding sequence GTCCCTACCGCCCAGGGAGCGTTTGGCTACCGCCCGGCTGTATCTCTGCACGGACGCACGCAGGGAGAAGGGCGATCTGGCCAGGTTCGCCGAGGCCGCGTTCGCGGGCGGTGTCGACATCATTCAGCTCAGGGATAAGGGTTCGCCGGGTGAGGCGAAGTTCGGCCCGCTCGAGGCCAAGGCCGAGATCGGCGCACTCGCCGAATTGAAGGCCGCGGCCCGCAGGCACGGCGCACTGGTCGGGGTAAACGACCGTGCCGATATCGCGCTCGCCGCCGTGGCCGATGTGTTGCACCTCGGACAGAACGATCTGCCGCCGTGGTACGCGCGACGCATTCTCGGACCCGATGTGGTGATCGGGCGCTCCACCAACAACCGCGCGCAGGCCGGGCTCGCGGCGATCGACGAGAACGTCGACTATTTCTGCACCGGACCGGTATGGGCCACGCCGACGAAGCCGGGACGTCAGGCGGCGGGCCTGGACCTGGTGCGTTCCACCGCCGACGCCCACCCGACCCGACCGTGGTTCGCGATCGGCGGCATCGATGCCGAGCGACTTCCCGAGGTGCTGGCGGCGGGAGCCGAGCGCGTCGTCGTGGTGCGTGCGATTACCGAAGCGCGTGATCCAGAGGCGGCAGCCCGGCATCTGAAAACAGCGCTGCTGCACAACGCACAGCTCCGCTGA